One window from the genome of Solea solea chromosome 2, fSolSol10.1, whole genome shotgun sequence encodes:
- the myl1 gene encoding myosin light chain 1, skeletal muscle isoform produces the protein MAPKKDPKAPAKKAEPAPAPAAAPAPAPEPVAAPAAPAVNLSSVKIEFSADQIDDYREAFGLFDRVGDNKVAYNQIADIMRALGQNPTNKEVTKMLGNPSAEDMANKRVEFEAFLPMIQTIVNSPNKAGYEDYVEGLRVFDKEGNGTVMGAELRIVLSTLGEKMNEQEIDALMAGQEDENGCVNYEAFVKHIMSV, from the exons ATGGCACCCAAGAAGGACCCTAAGGCTCCCGCCAAGAAGGCCGAACCTGCACCGGCACCTGCAGCTGCACCTGCACCGGCGCCCGAACCCGTTGCTGCTCCCGCAGCACCCGCTGTCAACCTGTCCTCCGTCAAG ATTGAGTTCAGCGCAGACCAAATTGATG ACTACAGAGAGGCCTTTGGCCTGTTCGACAGAGTGGGTGACAACAAGGTGGCTTACAACCAGATCGCCGACATTATGCGCGCTCTGGGACAGAACCCCACAAACAAGGAGGTCACCAAGATGCTGGGAAACCCCTCCGCTGAAG ACATGGCAAACAAGAGAGTAGAGTTCGAGGCTTTCCTGCCCATGATCCAGACCATCGTCAACAGCCCAAACAAGGCAGGGTACGAGGACTACGTTGAGGGTCTGCGTGTGTTCGACAAGGAGGGCAACGGCACAGTGATGGGTGCTGAGCTGCGTATTGTCCTGTCAACACTGG GAGAAAAGATGAATGAGCAAGAGATTGACGCTCTCATGGCAGGACAGGAGGACGAGAACGGCTGTGTCAACTACGAGG CCTTTGTCAAGCACATCATGTCAGTGTAA